From Deinococcus aestuarii, one genomic window encodes:
- a CDS encoding NupC/NupG family nucleoside CNT transporter, which produces MTDVLWGLGGMAVLLGLALALSADRRAVNWRTVGLALALQVAFALMVLRWPLRRQALDTVSGGVQAVVNNAQQGINFVFGNLTNGALTGVGFVFAFNVLPIIVFFSALIAVLYHLGVMQAVVRVLGGGLSRLLGTRRGESLSATANIFVGQTEAPLVVRPFIGRMTRSELFAVMVGGLASVAGSVLVGYSLLGVRLDYLIAASFMAAPAGLLMAKLILPERDTPQDYKGEVPEDPEGRPVNVIDAAARGAGDGLRLALNVGAMLIAFIGLIALLNALFGWVGGLFGAPGLSLQGLLGWVFAPLAFVMGVPWESAPTAGSFIGQKLVTNEFVAFVEFAGRLRAGGVSPKVEAIITFALCGFANLSSLAILLGGLGGIAPSRRADIAALGLRAVAAGTLANLLSGTLAGMLVG; this is translated from the coding sequence ACTGGCGGACGGTGGGGCTGGCGCTGGCCCTGCAAGTCGCCTTCGCCCTGATGGTGCTGCGCTGGCCGCTGAGGCGTCAGGCGCTCGACACGGTGTCGGGGGGCGTGCAGGCGGTGGTGAACAACGCCCAGCAGGGGATCAACTTCGTGTTCGGGAACCTGACGAACGGGGCCCTGACGGGGGTGGGCTTCGTCTTCGCCTTCAACGTGCTGCCGATCATCGTGTTCTTCAGCGCATTGATCGCCGTGCTCTACCACCTCGGGGTGATGCAGGCGGTCGTGCGGGTGCTCGGCGGCGGGCTGAGCCGTCTGCTGGGCACCCGCCGGGGAGAGAGCCTCTCGGCCACCGCGAACATCTTCGTGGGGCAGACCGAGGCGCCCCTGGTCGTGCGGCCCTTCATCGGGCGCATGACCCGCTCGGAACTGTTCGCGGTCATGGTGGGCGGGCTCGCCAGCGTGGCGGGGAGCGTTCTCGTGGGCTACTCGCTGCTGGGGGTGCGGCTCGACTACCTGATCGCGGCGTCGTTCATGGCGGCCCCGGCGGGCCTGTTGATGGCGAAGCTGATCCTGCCCGAGCGCGACACCCCGCAGGACTACAAGGGCGAGGTCCCCGAGGACCCGGAGGGAAGGCCCGTCAACGTGATCGACGCGGCGGCACGCGGGGCGGGCGACGGGCTGCGGCTGGCCCTGAACGTCGGCGCCATGCTGATCGCCTTTATCGGCCTGATCGCGCTGCTCAACGCCCTCTTCGGCTGGGTGGGCGGGCTCTTCGGGGCGCCGGGGCTGAGCCTCCAGGGCCTGCTGGGGTGGGTCTTCGCGCCGCTCGCCTTCGTGATGGGCGTCCCGTGGGAGAGTGCGCCGACGGCGGGGAGCTTCATCGGACAGAAGCTCGTCACGAACGAGTTCGTGGCCTTCGTCGAGTTTGCCGGGAGGCTGCGGGCCGGGGGCGTCTCGCCCAAGGTCGAGGCGATCATCACCTTCGCCCTGTGCGGCTTCGCCAACCTGTCGAGCCTCGCCATCCTGCTCGGCGGCCTGGGGGGCATCGCGCCCTCACGCCGCGCCGACATCGCCGCGCTCGGCCTGCGGGCGGTCGCGGCGGGCACGCTGGCGAACCTCCTGAGCGGCACCCTGGCGGGAATGCTGGTGGGTTGA